In a single window of the Anaerocolumna cellulosilytica genome:
- the rpmD gene encoding 50S ribosomal protein L30, which translates to MANKLKITLVKSTIGSIPKHRKTVEALGLKRPNKTVEMPDNVAIRGMVDQVRHLVKVEEI; encoded by the coding sequence ATGGCAAATAAATTAAAAATAACTTTAGTAAAGTCTACAATTGGTTCAATTCCTAAACATAGGAAAACAGTAGAAGCTTTAGGACTTAAAAGACCTAACAAGACTGTTGAAATGCCGGATAATGTAGCAATCAGAGGCATGGTTGACCAGGTAAGACATTTAGTAAAGGTAGAAGAAATATAA
- the rplO gene encoding 50S ribosomal protein L15 encodes MNLADLRPAEGSKHSNNFRRGRGHGSGNGKTAGKGHKGQKARSGAPRVGFEGGQTPLIRILPKRGFTNRNTKEIIAVNVDVLNRFEDGAVVTVESLIEIGIIKNPKDGVKILGNGELTKKLDVKVNAFSESAVEKIKALGGNAEVI; translated from the coding sequence ATGAATTTAGCAGATTTAAGACCGGCTGAAGGTTCCAAACACAGCAATAACTTCAGAAGAGGCCGTGGACATGGATCCGGTAATGGAAAGACTGCAGGTAAAGGTCACAAAGGACAAAAAGCTCGTTCCGGAGCTCCTAGAGTTGGCTTTGAAGGTGGTCAGACACCTTTAATCCGAATCCTTCCTAAGAGAGGCTTCACAAACAGAAATACAAAAGAAATCATTGCGGTGAACGTAGATGTTCTGAATCGCTTTGAAGACGGTGCAGTAGTTACAGTAGAATCATTAATCGAAATCGGTATTATTAAGAACCCAAAAGATGGTGTTAAGATCCTAGGAAATGGAGAACTTACCAAGAAGCTTGATGTTAAAGTAAATGCATTTAGTGAAAGTGCAGTAGAAAAGATTAAAGCTCTTGGTGGAA